One genomic window of Streptomonospora nanhaiensis includes the following:
- the ectA gene encoding diaminobutyrate acetyltransferase has product MPHGTRDDQTGAPAPAAPEPAVAEGADSGVRLAAPVLGDGPDLWRLARLAGLALNSPYCYTLWTRDFAATSVIARDSGGQARGYIIGYVRPDAPDTYFLWQVGVDPAFRGRCLARRMIDHVGDRITQRGLTHLEATVTPDNAASRALFASFARSRGCEAVWSPLFGPEHFPAEAAEDDEHEDLVRIGPLGRAGT; this is encoded by the coding sequence GTGCCTCACGGAACACGCGACGACCAGACGGGCGCGCCCGCGCCGGCCGCGCCGGAACCCGCTGTAGCCGAGGGCGCCGACTCCGGCGTCCGCCTGGCCGCGCCGGTCCTGGGCGACGGTCCGGACCTGTGGCGCCTGGCCCGCCTCGCCGGCCTGGCCCTGAACTCGCCCTACTGCTACACGCTGTGGACCCGGGACTTCGCGGCCACCAGCGTGATCGCGCGCGACTCCGGCGGGCAGGCCCGCGGCTACATCATCGGCTACGTGCGGCCCGACGCGCCCGACACCTACTTCCTGTGGCAGGTCGGGGTGGACCCGGCGTTCCGCGGGCGGTGCCTGGCGCGCCGGATGATCGACCACGTCGGCGACCGCATCACCCAGCGCGGGCTGACCCACCTGGAGGCGACCGTCACCCCCGACAACGCCGCCTCCCGCGCGCTGTTCGCCTCCTTCGCCCGGTCCCGGGGCTGCGAGGCGGTCTGGTCGCCGCTGTTCGGACCCGAGCACTTCCCGGCCGAAGCCGCGGAGGACGACGAGCACGAGGACCTGGTCCGCATCGGCCCGCTGGGACGGGCGGGCACCTGA
- the ectB gene encoding diaminobutyrate--2-oxoglutarate transaminase produces MEIFDRLESEVRSYCRSWPVVFNEARGSHLYDETGRPYLDFFAGAGSLNYGHNNPVLKTKLIEYLMADSVVHSLDAYSVAKREFLTAFGDIVLGPRGLDYKVQFPGPAGNNAVEAALKLARKYTGRETVISFTNGFHGMTLGALAVTGNSMKRGGAGVPLNHAATMPFDGYMDGQTPDFLWLRSLLEDSGSGLDAPAAVIVETVQGEGGINVAGAEWLRGLEALCREYDMLLIVDDIQMGCGRTGPFFSFEHAGITPDIVTVSKSISGYGLPLALTLFKRELDVWEPGEHNGTFRGPNPAFVTGTAALEHFWRDDALARSTAAKGALIERRLREVADELGADEAHVRGRGMAWGLVLQREGAAKALSREAFERGLLLETSGPEDEVAKLLPPLTTTEEELEQGLAIMAEAARAVMKEPLPA; encoded by the coding sequence ATGGAGATCTTCGACCGCCTCGAATCCGAAGTCCGCAGCTACTGCCGCAGTTGGCCGGTCGTCTTCAACGAGGCGCGGGGCAGCCACCTCTACGACGAGACAGGGCGGCCCTACCTCGACTTCTTCGCCGGCGCCGGCTCCCTGAACTACGGGCACAACAACCCGGTGCTCAAGACCAAACTCATCGAGTACCTGATGGCGGACTCCGTCGTGCACAGCCTCGACGCATACTCGGTGGCCAAACGGGAGTTCCTGACCGCCTTCGGCGACATCGTGCTGGGCCCGCGCGGGCTCGACTACAAGGTGCAGTTCCCCGGCCCGGCCGGCAACAACGCCGTCGAGGCGGCCCTCAAGCTCGCCCGCAAGTACACCGGCCGCGAGACCGTCATCAGCTTCACCAACGGCTTCCACGGCATGACCCTGGGCGCGCTCGCCGTCACCGGCAACTCCATGAAGCGCGGCGGCGCGGGCGTGCCGCTCAACCACGCGGCCACGATGCCCTTCGACGGCTACATGGACGGCCAGACGCCCGACTTCCTGTGGCTGCGCAGCCTGCTGGAGGACAGCGGCAGCGGCCTGGACGCCCCGGCCGCCGTCATCGTGGAGACGGTCCAGGGCGAGGGCGGCATCAACGTCGCCGGCGCCGAGTGGCTGCGCGGGCTTGAGGCGCTGTGCCGCGAGTACGACATGCTGCTCATCGTCGACGACATCCAGATGGGCTGCGGGCGCACGGGGCCGTTCTTCAGCTTCGAGCACGCCGGCATCACCCCTGACATCGTCACGGTGTCCAAGTCCATCAGCGGCTACGGCCTGCCACTGGCCCTCACCCTGTTCAAGCGCGAGCTGGACGTGTGGGAGCCCGGCGAGCACAACGGCACCTTCCGCGGCCCCAACCCGGCGTTCGTCACCGGCACCGCCGCGCTGGAGCACTTCTGGCGCGACGACGCGCTGGCCCGCTCCACCGCCGCCAAGGGCGCGCTGATCGAGCGCCGGCTGCGCGAGGTCGCCGACGAGCTGGGCGCCGACGAGGCCCACGTCCGCGGCCGCGGCATGGCCTGGGGGCTGGTCCTGCAGCGCGAGGGCGCGGCCAAGGCCCTCAGCCGCGAGGCGTTCGAGCGCGGCCTGCTGCTGGAGACGTCCGGACCCGAGGACGAG